The following are from one region of the Deinococcus seoulensis genome:
- a CDS encoding DUF7927 domain-containing protein: protein MPSPLSTPRTLLPVLTALALALLGLTLPGAAQAGGTPVGTVITNQASATAAGELYLSPAVDTVVRAQCAVAVTPDGTSAQPAYRVGIAPGGESVLPYRLVNTGNVDDAFTLSWQVSPGSAFAPSAARVVRDLNSNGVPDSGEPVTDRVALPVDASADLLLIVQAPADATGTAFMGLVGGCVSSSGSAHASDSGNVAAVRVNGGAELQIEKSFMPPAVAPGGTTQVTVRVRNLGNKPSEEADVTDPLGTPALRGLSLLGGTQSAPTGRLSVLAAGSDTVTWRVPSLLPGQVVSMTFQMQAAPDATPGTRVNVATLVGGGVTLQAEANVQVTARPGVNLGPAGNPAALPGGEGSRDDLQLRPFTVLGQPGCFAHTVQNTGNVDDRVTLSGEFTLGQGTLTWRDAQGAPLAQPLNLAPGEQRDVQACLSVTVAGSDGARALLSAASEAGAPVNRTEDAAPLVDPRAPELVKTVTPAGTVPVGQVLTYTLRATNPYDSPLTDVTLRDPLPEGLTFLDASDGGTLDSFTRTVVWGAGTLAPGQTRAVTLRARVNADVPDDTVVRNVFTLASGELPSPVSSPAAPSHVYSSALLISKAAAPTTVTTGDRVTFTVTVRNGSRVSDLSGGTLLDTPPAGLEFIAGTAAVDGRPAPDPAAQPGGGLLWTVGALPAGATRTLTYAMRVTPLAGESLVNVAVANMQAPQGAQIGSAEARARVKVTPGIFTPNAELNGQVFIDRNRDGRFTPDLDTPVQGARVLLAGGRSALTDQAGRYHFGAVPRGPQVLRLDPQSVRNEPLSVPQDGGLSGTRSVVALNLTSVDFPLAPGGGDVYSVRDTTVRRGDVTLRKQVTWLGDTRYRVRVTVTSPAALPGLEVADPLPTGAVLTDGQSGFTVDFAGGSMTNEYSFTFSGTPEQAGTDPYLRWRLP, encoded by the coding sequence TTGCCCTCTCCCCTGTCCACTCCGCGCACGCTGCTGCCCGTCCTGACGGCGCTGGCCCTGGCCCTGCTGGGGCTGACCCTGCCGGGCGCGGCGCAGGCGGGCGGCACGCCGGTCGGGACCGTGATCACCAACCAGGCCAGCGCCACCGCCGCCGGCGAGCTGTACCTCAGTCCGGCCGTGGATACCGTCGTGCGCGCCCAGTGCGCCGTGGCCGTCACGCCCGACGGAACGTCCGCGCAACCGGCGTACCGGGTGGGCATCGCGCCCGGCGGAGAGAGCGTGCTGCCGTACCGGCTGGTGAACACCGGCAACGTGGACGACGCGTTCACGCTGTCCTGGCAGGTGTCGCCCGGCAGTGCGTTCGCGCCGAGCGCCGCGCGGGTCGTGCGGGACCTGAACAGCAACGGCGTGCCGGACAGCGGTGAGCCGGTCACGGACCGCGTGGCGCTGCCCGTGGACGCCAGCGCGGACCTGCTGCTGATCGTGCAGGCCCCCGCCGACGCGACCGGCACGGCGTTCATGGGCCTGGTGGGCGGCTGCGTGAGCTCCAGCGGCAGCGCGCACGCCAGCGACAGCGGGAACGTCGCGGCGGTCCGCGTGAACGGCGGCGCGGAACTGCAGATCGAGAAGAGCTTCATGCCGCCGGCCGTCGCGCCGGGCGGCACCACGCAGGTCACGGTGCGCGTGCGGAACCTGGGCAACAAACCCAGCGAGGAGGCCGACGTGACCGACCCGCTCGGCACGCCCGCCCTGCGCGGCCTGAGCCTGCTGGGCGGCACCCAGAGTGCCCCCACCGGCCGCCTGAGTGTTCTCGCGGCAGGCAGTGACACCGTGACGTGGCGCGTGCCGTCCCTGCTGCCCGGTCAGGTGGTCAGCATGACCTTCCAGATGCAGGCGGCCCCGGACGCCACCCCCGGCACCCGCGTGAACGTTGCCACGCTCGTGGGCGGCGGCGTGACCCTGCAGGCCGAGGCGAACGTGCAGGTCACGGCGCGGCCCGGCGTGAACCTCGGCCCGGCCGGGAACCCGGCGGCGCTGCCCGGCGGGGAAGGCAGCCGCGACGACCTGCAACTGCGTCCGTTCACGGTGCTGGGGCAACCCGGCTGTTTCGCGCATACCGTGCAGAACACCGGGAACGTCGACGACCGCGTGACCCTGAGCGGCGAGTTCACGCTGGGGCAGGGCACCCTGACCTGGCGGGACGCGCAGGGCGCGCCGCTCGCGCAGCCGCTGAACCTCGCGCCGGGCGAGCAGCGGGACGTGCAGGCGTGCCTGAGCGTCACGGTCGCCGGGAGTGACGGCGCGCGTGCCCTGCTGAGCGCCGCGAGTGAGGCGGGCGCACCCGTGAACCGCACCGAGGACGCCGCGCCGCTCGTGGATCCGCGCGCGCCGGAACTCGTGAAGACCGTGACCCCGGCCGGGACTGTTCCGGTCGGGCAGGTCCTCACGTACACGCTGCGCGCCACCAACCCCTACGACTCGCCCCTGACGGACGTGACCCTGCGCGACCCGCTGCCCGAGGGCCTGACCTTCCTGGACGCCTCGGACGGCGGCACGCTGGACTCGTTCACGCGCACGGTCGTGTGGGGGGCCGGCACCCTGGCCCCCGGTCAGACCCGCGCGGTCACGCTGCGCGCCCGCGTGAACGCCGACGTGCCCGACGACACGGTGGTGCGGAACGTGTTCACGCTGGCGTCCGGGGAACTGCCCAGCCCGGTCAGCAGTCCGGCCGCGCCGTCTCACGTGTACAGCAGCGCCCTGCTGATCAGCAAGGCGGCCGCGCCCACCACCGTCACGACCGGGGACCGCGTGACGTTCACGGTCACCGTCCGCAACGGCAGCCGCGTCTCGGACCTGTCGGGCGGCACGCTGCTCGACACGCCGCCCGCCGGGCTGGAATTCATTGCCGGGACGGCCGCCGTGGACGGCAGGCCCGCCCCCGACCCGGCCGCGCAGCCGGGCGGCGGTCTGCTGTGGACGGTCGGGGCGCTTCCGGCCGGGGCGACGCGCACCCTGACGTACGCCATGCGCGTCACGCCCCTGGCGGGCGAGTCGCTGGTGAACGTGGCCGTGGCGAACATGCAGGCCCCGCAGGGCGCGCAGATCGGGAGTGCCGAGGCCCGCGCCCGCGTGAAGGTCACGCCGGGCATCTTCACGCCGAACGCCGAACTGAACGGGCAGGTGTTCATCGACCGCAACCGCGACGGGCGCTTCACGCCGGACCTCGACACGCCGGTTCAGGGAGCGCGGGTGCTGCTGGCCGGGGGCCGCTCGGCGCTGACCGATCAGGCCGGACGGTACCATTTCGGGGCGGTGCCGCGCGGACCGCAGGTGCTGCGCCTGGACCCGCAGAGCGTGCGCAACGAGCCGCTGAGCGTCCCGCAGGACGGCGGCCTGAGCGGCACCCGCAGCGTGGTCGCCTTGAACCTCACCAGCGTGGACTTTCCGCTCGCGCCGGGCGGCGGGGACGTGTACTCCGTGCGGGACACCACGGTGCGCCGCGGTGACGTGACGCTGCGCAAACAGGTGACGTGGCTGGGCGACACCCGCTACCGCGTGCGCGTGACCGTCACCTCGCCCGCCGCGCTGCCCGGACTGGAAGTCGCCGATCCGCTCCCGACCGGCGCGGTCCTGACGGACGGTCAGTCCGGTTTCACCGTAGACTTCGCGGGCGGCTCCATGACCAACGAGTACTCCTTCACCTTCAGCGGCACCCCTGAGCAGGCGGGCACGGATCCCTACCTGCGCTGGAGGCTGCCGTGA
- a CDS encoding DUF7933 domain-containing protein, translating to MPQHPRSLRRLTRALLTLLTAVTGHAAAASYCTAIYATAAPGTSGATSKHQFLNTISGTVSDYGTIDDSKVTGTTGPLEYNASAINPVNGALYYVERTTGTLLSYNPATRVTTKVTQNTNLRSNTDATGIGFIIGAAIEETGNMYVYSSFGWVSIFNTATGTQVQAPRKITFPSGFTPATNTNGDIVLGANNQLYILVEGVLNGGASGSHLIPISDTLVAGTPVPIKVGGVATGGFNGMAIEPFRVQGNTTIIAETFYLSSGTNLYRMGADGAATSIYNQGQNITDLASCNVVPARPTLKKEFDPPFLTGAGGISRLTITVGNDNSGPIALYTDLVDPLPSSPAQMTFAPNPNPSGTCGNAQIQLSNSPPELRIKAGSYIPVGGCVLQVNVTVPVPGTYQNVILGSTVVTSANVIQEEAKATLYDAVRVSKTFSPANLLPGQTTVLSVTLTNGNSAPTKVATLTLEDRIAETTGLPGLTLGAVTGNSCGGSVSVAGGVLKLTGGTLGAGGSCVITLPVTLGAATASGKYTNVIQPTQVSATFNDGVRDSGVNGAASATADLTVAPFALVSSAVRTTQSPATVTNPHRLTPGVTGPVTFTLTPPAGSRMTYLLWYDVNGDGQVDPADQAVVPAGQTTGTLNVTGSFPTRPDGTPADVNLLVQVLVPPGLAQGVTEVLTLGARQTVGGTVRTATLTDTTIVGQSGGTGGSLNLSKLVRNITAGGAFSLNASTGGVGEVLEYCVNYLNQGVGTLSEVVMTDPVPFFTAPQLDGYLPGQGVRWVRGVAAQPGQTATPGTDSNNLTSAADTDPGSLSVTPGRLSVVIGTLAGGEQGTVCYRVKIR from the coding sequence ATGCCGCAGCACCCACGCTCCCTGCGCCGCCTGACGCGCGCCCTGCTGACCCTGCTGACCGCCGTGACCGGGCACGCCGCCGCCGCGAGCTACTGCACGGCCATCTACGCGACGGCCGCGCCCGGCACGAGCGGGGCGACCTCCAAGCACCAGTTCCTGAACACCATCTCCGGAACGGTCTCCGATTACGGCACCATCGACGACAGCAAGGTCACGGGCACGACCGGGCCGCTCGAGTACAACGCCAGCGCCATCAACCCCGTCAACGGCGCGCTGTACTACGTGGAGCGTACCACCGGTACGCTGCTGAGCTACAACCCGGCCACCCGGGTCACGACCAAAGTCACGCAGAACACCAACCTGCGCAGCAACACAGACGCAACCGGCATCGGGTTCATCATCGGCGCGGCCATCGAGGAAACCGGGAACATGTACGTGTACTCCAGTTTCGGGTGGGTGTCGATCTTCAACACGGCCACCGGCACGCAGGTGCAGGCACCCAGGAAGATCACCTTCCCGTCCGGGTTCACACCCGCCACCAACACGAACGGTGACATCGTGCTCGGCGCGAACAACCAGCTGTACATCCTGGTGGAGGGTGTCCTGAACGGCGGCGCGAGCGGCAGTCACCTGATTCCCATCAGCGACACCCTGGTCGCCGGGACGCCCGTGCCCATCAAGGTGGGCGGCGTCGCCACCGGCGGCTTCAACGGCATGGCCATCGAACCGTTCCGGGTGCAGGGCAACACCACGATCATCGCCGAGACGTTCTACCTGTCCAGCGGCACCAACCTGTACCGCATGGGCGCCGACGGCGCGGCCACCAGCATCTACAATCAGGGGCAGAACATCACGGACCTGGCGTCCTGTAACGTCGTTCCCGCCCGGCCCACCCTGAAAAAAGAGTTCGATCCTCCGTTCCTGACGGGTGCGGGGGGCATCAGCCGCCTGACCATCACGGTTGGGAACGACAACAGCGGCCCGATTGCGCTGTACACGGACCTCGTGGACCCCCTGCCCAGCAGTCCGGCGCAGATGACGTTCGCGCCGAACCCCAACCCCAGCGGCACCTGCGGGAACGCGCAGATTCAGTTGAGTAACAGTCCGCCGGAACTGCGGATCAAGGCCGGGTCGTACATCCCGGTGGGCGGCTGCGTGTTGCAGGTGAACGTGACGGTCCCGGTGCCCGGAACGTACCAGAACGTCATTCTGGGCAGTACCGTGGTGACCAGCGCGAACGTGATTCAGGAGGAGGCGAAAGCCACGCTGTACGACGCGGTGCGGGTCAGTAAGACGTTCTCACCGGCGAATCTGCTGCCCGGTCAGACGACCGTCCTGAGCGTGACCCTGACGAACGGGAACTCGGCGCCCACGAAGGTCGCGACCCTGACGCTGGAGGACCGGATCGCGGAAACGACCGGCCTGCCCGGCCTGACGCTGGGCGCCGTGACCGGAAACTCGTGTGGCGGGTCGGTCAGCGTGGCGGGCGGGGTGCTGAAGTTGACGGGCGGCACGCTGGGAGCGGGGGGCAGTTGCGTCATCACGTTGCCGGTCACGCTGGGGGCGGCCACGGCCAGCGGGAAGTACACCAACGTGATTCAGCCCACGCAGGTCTCCGCGACCTTCAACGACGGCGTGCGGGATTCCGGCGTGAACGGCGCGGCCAGCGCCACCGCCGACCTGACGGTCGCGCCGTTCGCGCTGGTCAGCAGCGCCGTGCGGACCACGCAGAGTCCCGCCACGGTCACCAACCCGCACCGCCTGACGCCCGGCGTGACCGGACCTGTCACGTTCACGCTGACGCCGCCTGCCGGGTCACGCATGACGTACCTGCTGTGGTACGACGTGAACGGCGACGGGCAGGTGGACCCGGCCGATCAGGCGGTCGTTCCGGCCGGGCAGACGACGGGCACGCTGAACGTCACGGGCAGTTTCCCCACCCGTCCGGACGGCACGCCGGCCGACGTGAACCTGCTCGTGCAGGTGCTCGTGCCGCCCGGACTGGCGCAGGGTGTCACGGAGGTCCTGACGCTGGGGGCGCGGCAGACGGTCGGCGGGACGGTCCGCACGGCCACGCTGACCGACACGACCATCGTGGGGCAGAGTGGCGGGACGGGCGGCAGCCTGAACCTCAGTAAACTCGTGCGGAACATCACGGCGGGCGGTGCGTTCAGCCTGAACGCCAGTACGGGCGGCGTGGGCGAGGTGCTCGAGTACTGCGTCAATTACCTCAACCAGGGGGTCGGGACGCTCAGTGAGGTCGTCATGACCGATCCCGTGCCGTTCTTCACGGCGCCGCAACTGGACGGGTACCTGCCGGGGCAGGGGGTCCGCTGGGTGCGGGGGGTCGCGGCGCAGCCGGGTCAGACGGCCACGCCCGGCACGGACAGCAACAACCTGACGAGCGCTGCCGACACCGACCCTGGCAGCCTGAGTGTCACGCCGGGCCGCCTGAGTGTCGTGATCGGCACGCTCGCGGGGGGCGAGCAGGGCACCGTGTGCTACCGGGTGAAGATCCGGTGA
- a CDS encoding DUF11 domain-containing protein: protein MSRPRALALLTLGLGGAALAQDASLTRVDTGGPHPERTTRPVTSVGQELNWSVGDDSFTLQVHQRGPVTLQLYSAGFDPQDYRRPDGQSLGDERYGGLPVESTFTLLGPDGQTLRTLRVPEGASDWVTAFDGTLEPGTYTLKASTQGRGKNTFAARIEAHAASLSATRVNVTVRGPAWTPALTLNAQAGDTLRLYDGDGPAEMEVRVTDENGVVTPLPISGQLEWVDLPLPGAGTYRVELRQPPGAAQYSNTAGLAFTRGGADQRITLAQTDRVGQLRVQAQLVQPGGEISATTLNVMVGDQPVTVPGEWTAEQPAGTYPLSVQAPAGATISAPDTVTVPEDGLADVTVQVRPQLQVSLTQDRPVVCVGDVVTFRATVSTDFDGTLNAPLDLKLPAGLSALTATRLNAAVRAGQPATLEVVARADTPGGAAVTASAPGTQADAALNVSPHRAALQLRRAALPDARPGDTVTVALHLNNTSAQPTPYLLSDTPGEGLSALDSPEFEGTLRPGESRTLTYRAQVTAQSGELTPHAELVTDCADTQTASGRLTVRPLVVPTPEPAAGTAPAGSAPAQATVPAQTPAAQPPAAQTPAAQTPAAQAPAAQMPAAPASLPPMTRVSDIHASVTSTGAAQGLIYAQRLPDGATYLPGSARYDALTLPDPLVGPSGTLYWTLPAHPGELRYSAQHDAALPALGEPTLVATYGQQTRETLRGSFDPGDFASAQAPDTAVLNPDRVIQSPPDGQVYRDRDQVTVIVQGPGDVPLDVTLNGEDLPSKLIGTRSFDPASNLQRLEYVGVRLKPGQNVIEALGERTTVTLAGRTTNLRVLGEQVIADGVTPIRLRVQAVDERGVTTALPFLTVRTTLEPTTPDANPMEAGYQVRLRDGEGVLEFAPQAAPVRVGLDADLGDGQPIHAEQRLEAGHGTVGAGLLSATLSGAGLNVTARGTLEAPLGGGHLIAVANTDGLPAQDDPGNNDAGGPYAARGDRSAQTVPLTGQDPAAFQYDHADFTVAYRQGEAPIETLLVPGRPTALSVVTHAAPGEPVFTAFAAGVSVTARTETLTPDGTRLLRLSQFPAAPGSDTLDLIVSGPDGDTERRLTRGQDYTLDAETGLITLATPLAAFTVEGGLLVTQSLRAAYRLEGAGERQLAFGAEVRLERGDLSLSAATVTLPGSGAGSGNTTAVRATYGAATVTAAGSDGSGRAAGSGALSVTSLAAVSGGKVNVSAAATGSLPGGTRLSVSAAHQSDGYAGLNAAQDGTHATASAAVPISGVLSAQVAGEFHDTPTGAGGEQTDRTRQAQVSAGVRASLNPVTLGLGVKSQFGQTEGTSLTASAGYHAAPVDLDVTHAQPLTGNVNPQTTLSARYQVTRQVAATLGGTVTWPGGSAAPGQALSLGLESRLGGTNLRAAYELPTAGGGGNRARFGADTTLPVTERLSASFGGGLTQELAGENRPDPQREYNLNAALRYRDARLSASGSSDFSVKNGQLRTVLRGGASLSVNDFATLNVDALSEFGPSRGDRFTAGGALRKNAWQGLLSASYERGSLSTSGAGTLLGSGELAYHAATWAMRGGLAVRAVPGDPGSLTVQPSLSGSYYLGERFAVGAALHTQLQPATGVARTAAGIEGSLRALPGTWLTLGYNFTGFDSISTQATQRGAYLRLDISADERIRSLLSGAGKADETAAPTPPETPAKDTP from the coding sequence GTGAGCCGCCCGCGCGCGCTGGCCCTGCTGACCCTGGGACTGGGCGGCGCCGCGCTGGCGCAGGACGCCAGCCTGACCCGCGTGGACACGGGCGGGCCGCACCCGGAACGCACCACCCGTCCCGTCACCAGCGTCGGGCAGGAACTGAACTGGAGTGTCGGGGACGACAGTTTCACGTTGCAGGTGCATCAGCGCGGGCCGGTCACGCTGCAACTGTACTCGGCGGGATTCGACCCGCAGGACTACCGCCGCCCGGACGGGCAGAGCCTCGGGGATGAACGCTACGGGGGCCTGCCGGTCGAGAGTACCTTCACGCTGCTCGGGCCGGACGGGCAGACCCTGCGGACCCTGCGCGTCCCGGAAGGCGCCAGCGACTGGGTGACCGCCTTCGACGGCACGCTGGAGCCCGGCACGTACACCCTGAAGGCCAGCACGCAGGGCCGCGGGAAGAACACCTTCGCCGCGCGGATCGAGGCGCACGCCGCCAGCCTGAGCGCCACGCGCGTGAACGTCACGGTGCGCGGCCCGGCCTGGACGCCCGCCCTGACACTGAACGCCCAGGCGGGCGACACGCTGCGCCTGTACGACGGCGACGGCCCCGCCGAGATGGAAGTCCGCGTGACCGACGAGAACGGCGTCGTCACGCCCCTGCCGATCAGCGGGCAGCTCGAGTGGGTGGACCTGCCGCTGCCCGGCGCCGGCACGTACCGCGTGGAACTGCGCCAGCCGCCGGGCGCCGCGCAGTACTCGAACACCGCCGGACTGGCCTTCACGCGGGGCGGCGCGGACCAGCGGATCACGCTGGCGCAGACCGACCGGGTCGGGCAGCTCCGGGTGCAGGCGCAACTGGTACAGCCCGGCGGCGAGATCAGCGCCACGACCCTGAACGTCATGGTCGGGGATCAGCCTGTGACCGTGCCGGGCGAATGGACGGCCGAGCAACCGGCCGGAACGTACCCGCTGAGCGTGCAGGCCCCCGCCGGGGCGACCATCAGCGCGCCCGACACGGTCACGGTGCCCGAGGACGGACTGGCCGACGTGACCGTGCAGGTCCGCCCGCAGTTGCAGGTGAGCCTCACGCAGGACCGCCCGGTGGTGTGCGTGGGTGACGTGGTCACCTTCCGTGCGACCGTCAGCACCGACTTCGACGGCACCCTGAACGCCCCGCTGGACCTGAAGCTCCCGGCGGGCCTGAGCGCGCTGACCGCCACGCGCCTGAACGCCGCCGTCCGCGCCGGGCAGCCCGCCACGCTGGAAGTCGTGGCCCGCGCCGACACGCCCGGCGGGGCAGCCGTGACCGCCAGCGCGCCCGGCACCCAGGCGGACGCCGCGCTGAACGTCAGCCCGCACCGCGCGGCCCTGCAACTGCGGCGCGCGGCCCTGCCGGACGCCCGCCCAGGCGACACCGTGACGGTCGCGCTGCACCTGAACAACACCAGCGCACAGCCGACGCCGTACCTGCTGAGTGACACGCCCGGCGAGGGCCTGAGCGCCCTGGACAGCCCGGAGTTCGAGGGCACGCTGCGGCCCGGCGAGTCCCGCACCCTGACGTACCGCGCGCAGGTGACCGCGCAGAGCGGCGAACTGACCCCACACGCGGAACTCGTGACCGACTGCGCCGACACGCAGACCGCCAGCGGCCGCCTGACTGTCCGCCCGCTGGTGGTGCCCACGCCCGAACCGGCCGCCGGTACGGCTCCGGCTGGCAGCGCGCCTGCCCAGGCGACGGTACCGGCCCAGACGCCAGCAGCACAGCCGCCAGCCGCACAGACGCCAGCCGCACAGACGCCAGCCGCACAGGCACCCGCCGCACAGATGCCGGCGGCACCGGCCAGCCTGCCGCCCATGACGCGCGTGAGCGACATTCACGCCAGCGTGACCAGCACGGGCGCCGCGCAGGGCCTGATCTACGCCCAGCGCCTCCCGGACGGCGCGACGTACCTGCCGGGCAGCGCCCGCTACGACGCACTCACGCTGCCCGACCCGCTGGTCGGTCCGAGCGGCACGCTGTACTGGACGCTGCCCGCCCATCCGGGCGAACTGCGTTACAGCGCCCAGCACGACGCCGCGCTGCCCGCGCTGGGCGAACCGACGCTGGTCGCCACGTACGGCCAGCAGACCCGCGAGACGCTGCGCGGCTCCTTCGACCCGGGCGATTTCGCGTCCGCGCAGGCGCCGGACACGGCGGTCCTGAACCCGGACCGGGTCATTCAGAGCCCCCCGGACGGACAGGTGTACCGTGACCGCGATCAGGTGACCGTGATCGTGCAGGGTCCCGGCGACGTGCCGCTGGACGTGACCCTGAACGGCGAGGACCTGCCCTCGAAACTGATCGGCACGCGGTCGTTCGACCCGGCCAGCAACCTGCAACGCCTCGAGTACGTCGGCGTGCGCCTGAAACCGGGCCAGAACGTCATCGAGGCGCTCGGGGAGCGCACGACCGTCACGCTGGCGGGCCGCACCACCAACCTGCGCGTCCTGGGTGAACAGGTCATCGCGGACGGCGTGACGCCCATCCGGCTGCGCGTGCAGGCCGTGGATGAACGGGGCGTCACGACCGCCCTGCCGTTCCTGACGGTCCGCACCACCCTGGAACCCACCACACCCGACGCCAACCCCATGGAGGCCGGGTACCAGGTGCGCCTCAGGGACGGCGAGGGAGTGCTGGAGTTCGCGCCGCAGGCCGCGCCGGTCCGCGTGGGCCTGGACGCCGACCTGGGCGACGGGCAACCCATTCACGCCGAGCAGCGCCTGGAGGCCGGGCACGGCACCGTCGGGGCCGGACTGCTGAGCGCCACCCTGAGCGGCGCGGGCCTGAACGTCACGGCGCGCGGCACGCTCGAGGCGCCCCTGGGGGGCGGGCACCTGATCGCCGTGGCGAACACCGACGGTCTGCCCGCCCAGGACGATCCCGGCAACAACGACGCGGGCGGCCCGTACGCGGCGCGCGGGGACCGCAGCGCGCAGACCGTCCCGCTGACCGGGCAGGACCCGGCCGCCTTCCAGTACGATCACGCGGACTTCACGGTCGCGTACCGTCAGGGCGAGGCGCCCATCGAGACGCTGCTGGTGCCGGGCCGCCCGACCGCGCTGAGTGTCGTCACGCACGCCGCGCCGGGCGAGCCGGTCTTCACGGCCTTCGCGGCGGGGGTCAGCGTCACCGCGCGCACCGAGACGCTCACGCCCGACGGCACGCGCCTGCTGCGCCTCTCGCAGTTTCCCGCCGCGCCCGGCAGCGACACCCTGGACCTGATCGTGAGCGGCCCGGACGGCGACACGGAACGCCGCCTGACGCGCGGGCAGGACTACACCCTGGACGCCGAGACGGGACTGATCACGCTGGCCACGCCGCTGGCCGCGTTCACGGTGGAGGGAGGCCTGCTGGTCACGCAGTCCCTGCGCGCCGCGTACCGTCTGGAAGGTGCGGGCGAGCGTCAACTGGCGTTCGGCGCGGAAGTCCGCCTGGAACGCGGCGACCTGAGCCTCAGCGCCGCGACCGTCACCCTGCCCGGCAGCGGGGCGGGCAGCGGGAACACCACCGCCGTGCGCGCCACGTACGGTGCGGCCACCGTCACGGCCGCCGGATCGGACGGCAGCGGCCGCGCGGCGGGCAGCGGCGCCCTGAGTGTCACCAGCCTCGCGGCCGTCAGTGGCGGGAAGGTCAACGTGAGTGCCGCCGCGACCGGCAGCCTGCCCGGCGGCACGCGCCTGAGCGTCAGCGCCGCGCACCAGAGCGACGGGTACGCCGGACTGAACGCCGCGCAGGACGGCACGCACGCCACGGCCAGCGCCGCCGTGCCCATCAGCGGCGTCCTGAGCGCCCAGGTGGCCGGTGAGTTCCACGACACCCCCACCGGCGCGGGCGGCGAGCAGACCGACCGCACCCGGCAGGCGCAGGTCAGTGCGGGCGTCCGCGCCAGCCTGAACCCCGTCACGCTGGGCCTGGGCGTGAAAAGCCAGTTCGGGCAGACCGAGGGCACCAGCCTGACCGCCAGCGCCGGGTACCACGCCGCGCCCGTGGACTTGGACGTCACGCACGCCCAGCCGCTGACCGGGAACGTGAACCCGCAGACCACCCTCAGCGCCCGCTACCAGGTGACCCGGCAGGTCGCCGCGACCCTCGGCGGGACCGTCACGTGGCCCGGCGGGAGCGCCGCGCCCGGTCAGGCGCTGAGCCTGGGCCTGGAATCCCGCCTGGGCGGCACCAACCTGCGCGCCGCGTACGAACTGCCCACGGCAGGCGGCGGCGGCAACCGCGCCCGCTTCGGCGCGGACACCACCCTGCCCGTCACCGAGCGCCTGAGCGCCTCGTTCGGCGGGGGCCTCACGCAGGAACTCGCGGGCGAGAACCGCCCGGATCCGCAGCGCGAGTACAACCTGAACGCCGCCCTGCGCTACCGCGACGCCCGCCTGAGCGCCAGCGGCAGCAGCGACTTCTCGGTCAAGAACGGGCAACTGCGCACCGTGCTGCGCGGCGGCGCGTCCCTGAGCGTCAACGATTTCGCCACGCTGAACGTGGACGCCCTCAGCGAGTTCGGTCCGTCGCGCGGGGACCGGTTCACGGCGGGCGGCGCGCTGCGCAAGAACGCCTGGCAGGGCCTGCTGAGCGCCAGTTACGAACGCGGCAGCCTCAGCACCAGCGGCGCCGGAACCCTGCTCGGCAGCGGCGAACTCGCGTACCACGCCGCCACCTGGGCCATGCGCGGCGGGCTGGCCGTGCGCGCCGTGCCCGGCGATCCCGGCAGCCTGACCGTGCAGCCCAGCCTGAGCGGCTCTTACTACCTCGGGGAGCGCTTCGCGGTGGGCGCGGCGCTGCACACGCAACTGCAACCCGCGACCGGCGTGGCCCGCACCGCCGCCGGGATCGAAGGCAGCCTGCGCGCCCTGCCCGGCACGTGGCTGACCCTGGGGTACAACTTCACGGGATTCGATTCGATCAGCACCCAGGCCACGCAGCGGGGCGCGTACCTGCGGCTGGACATCAGCGCCGACGAACGCATCCGCAGCCTGCTCAGCGGCGCCGGGAAGGCAGACGAGACCGCCGCTCCAACCCCGCCCGAGACCCCCGCGAAGGACACCCCCTGA